Genomic window (Longibacter salinarum):
TGATCCCGTTTCGGTAGCCCCGGCGCGCGTCGGAGGCCGTCGGATAGTTGAGAACGAGGGCCTTGTAAAACTGGCTGTTGGGGTTTCTGCGCACAACGTAGAACTGCCCCTCCGGCGTTCGCCAGTGGTCCCGCAGGCTTGTGCTCCCGCGACGCTCCTTGTCGGAGAACGCGTTGTAGCCGAAGTCGGCCTTGAACGTCTTCATAAGGCGCGTGCCCCGGTACATGTAGACCCGCCGGTCGGCCTTCGAGGCGCGAATCCAGATGTTGGAAATCGCCGTCTCCGGCACGAATCCCTGCTTTCCATCATCGGTGCGCACCTCGCACCACTCATCCTCGCACGAAAGGCGCTGCACAGGAGTGGTCACCGTCAATCGACGCACCGGGCGCGAGTCATCCGGCGTGTTGTACAGCATGGTCGACTCCCCGGCAACGTAAAACAGCTGCCGGTCGGCGAGCGCCGCAGCGGGCGTACTGCGCGTGACTGCACGCGTTGCGACATCCTGAGACGCCGTACTCACGGCCGACGAGGCCGCCGGTTGCTGCGCAAAGGCCTGCGGCGACACGGCTCCAAGAACGAGAGCCAGCATTCCCCAGAAAAGACGATGACGAACAAAATCAACCATAAAAACTCGGGCGTCGCTACCTGAACAGTTAGCTCCGTGTATGCACCGATCAAGGATCACACCGGAATACCAATGCGAAGTGCGAAGGTCGAACTGCGAATTGACAATCCACAATCCCCAATCCGTCGCTTAGCCGGCTTCCGGATCGCGGCGGTTGTGCTGCAAGCACCACTGGTATGCTTCGACCGTCCCGCGGATGACTTCGCCCTGGGTGACGTGGGGCACCTGTTCACGGACGACGCCATGCGCATTGGCAGGGGCAAACGGATAGCCGACCGACAACAACGCATCGAGATCGGCGTCGGTGTCGCCGATATACGCCGTTTCCGTCGTCGACACACCCAGCTCATTGCACAGCCAGGCGATTCCGGTCTGCTTGGTGATGGACGGCGGGACGATGTCCACGGAGTTGTCCGTAGAAAAGACCACCAGGTGCGGCAAATTTTCCTCCACAAACCGCTCCGCTCGCGGACGTAGCTCCTCGATCTCTGAGGTGTCCGGGGTGACGATCCCGGCCTGCGTACGCTTGGCGTGATCGAGGGACATTTTCGTCCCCGGCACGCAATCCGTCGCAAACCAGTGACGCACTTCCTCCAGTTCGGCCGCCACCTCATCGGTGAACGCCGGATTCCACGTCGTCTGGGCCGTTACCGGGTCGAACATCCCGCCTCCGCTCTCGAACAGCACCGGACACGTCAGCCCGAGCGCCTGCGTCACCGACTCCACGTAGGCGTAAGCCCGACCGGAGCAGATCGAGATGGCCGGCGCAAACCCGGGCGACGCAGCCGGGCTTGCGTCCCCGGCGTACCGTCGCAAGATCGAAAAGTGATCGAGATCGTACGGCCGGTACGGCTCCGATAGGCAGCCGTCGATGTCCGTAATAAAAAGGTTGATCAAAGCAGTAAAAACGTTCAGAGTTCAGGGTTCAGGGTTCAACGTTAGCTACCGGACACTTTCACTGGTACCCACGTCACTTCCACATTCCCCGGCGCGGCTGCTCCGACATGGACGGGTGTATGTGGGTATGGGAGTGTGAGAGTGCGTCATTTCTCGACGATAACGCCTCGTTTCCGAGACGTGTGGGGCTGACGCGGTCCGTTTCTCGAAGTCGCACGGAACCATTCCGTGGTGGAACCAAACTGTCCGGTACCTAGGGTTCAACGTTCGGGTTCAGAGTTCAGAACATTGAACCCTGAACCCTGAACGTTGAACTATTCGTCATCCCCGAAGGAGTCTTCCATGGCTTCCACGAGCTGGTCGGAGATGCCCATGGAAGAGAAGCCACCGTCGTGGTAGAGCGTCTGCATCGTGACCATCCGCGTGTAGTCGCTCAGCAGCGTGATGGTGTAGTCGGCGCAGCTTTCGGCGTCGGCGTTGCCAAGCGGGGAGACGCGTTCCGCAAACTCGTACATGGCGTTGAAGCCGTCGATTCCCGAACCGGCTGTCGTTTTCGTCGGGCTCTGCGAGATCGCGTTGATGCGGATGTCGCGCTTGCCGAGGCGGTAACCAAACGCTCGGACGATGCTCTCGAGAAGCGCCTTCGCGTCGCCCATCTCCGAGTACTTCGAGAAGATGCGCTGCGCGCCGATGTACGACATCGCGACAATCGAGCCGCCATCCTTGATCGCCTCCTGGTCGAGAGCATGATGGACGATCCGGTGCAGGCTGACGGCCGAGATGTCCAGCGTCTTCTGATACCAGTTGTAGTTCAGATCCTCGTACGGCACATCCTTCCGCACGTTGACGCCCATGCCAATCGAGTGCACGATGAAATCGATGGGACCGTGCTCCTCCTTCACCTGCTCGAACAGGTCGGCAAGCTCTTCGTCGGATGTCGCGTCGGCCCAGATGATGGAGCTACCGGTCGACTCAGCCAGCTCATCCAGCGACCCGAGGCGCCGCGCCACGGGAGCATTCGACAGCACGAACTCGGCGCCCTCACGCTTGGCGGCTTCCGCAACCGCCCAGGCGATGCTTTCGTCATTCAGTGCGCCGAAGATGATGCCAGTTTTTCCGTCGAGAAGTCCCATATCGTTATGCAGTCGTTCGGTGTAAGAAAGTGGTCGTCCGAGATGTCGAAGCTCCGGCTCACCAACTGGATTGCCGAAGGAGAACGTACTAGAGGCGGATGTCTTTCATCGGTTCCAGGCCACGGAGAAGTCCGGCATGGATCGCCTCGCTGTTGTTAGAAGCACAAATTTGTCGATCGTAAACGGGGGCAAGCCCATCGCGGCCGTCATACGTCGTCACGCGACCGCCACCCTCCCGAATGAGAAGCGTACCGGCCGCCACGTCCCAGGGCTTCAGCCCCGTTTCGTAGAAACCATCGAACCGTCCGCATGCCGTTCTTGCACAGTCAATGGCCGCGGAGCCGTGACGCCGGAGGCCCTGCGTGGAGCGGATAAAGTGAGCCAGAATGTCCAGGTAGATCTCCGTATGTTCGAAACGCCGGTAGGGAAAACCGGTCGCGAGGAAGGCATCCGAGAAGGTATCAGTAAACGTCACCTCGTCGGGGCGACCGTTACGCTGAAGCCCATGCCCGGCTACGGCAGTATACAGAACGTCGTGCGAGACATCGAGCACGACCCCAACACGGAGCCTATCTTCCGTCTGAAACGCGATGGAAACCGCGTACGGCGGCAGGCGATGCATGAAATTGGTGGTCCCGTCGATGGGATCCACGATCCATCGGTCGCCCGTCCACTCCAGTTCCTCTGGATCGTCACCTTCCTCGGCCAGAATCTCCACCCCGGGCGTGTCCTGCTGGAGCTGTTCGACGATGACGTCCTGCGCCGCGCGATCGGTGACCGTCACGAAGTCATTCACGCCCTTGTTGTCAATGTCGACCGCATCGATCTCCACCGGATGGTCGAACGTACCCGCCGCTTCCCGAATCACCGCTGCCGCGTTGTGCGCAGCACGAACGGCCGTCGCCAGCACATCTTCGTACGACGAACCGTGAGAAGGAACAGGCATCGGGGAATGGGAAATGTACGAGGAAGTCGCGACAGGCTCGGGAAAGGCCGAAACTTTTGTTTGCTTCACTGCTAGGCACGGGCGCAACCCATGCGGCGCCCCCTGCCGATGAGCCGACCTCAAACATAGGAAGCGTTCCCCTTTGATGCAGCCTCGCGTTTTTAAACACGTTCGTTTTTTAAAGAGCCTACCATGGCTTGCAGCGTGCCTGACGGTCACCATGCTCATCACAGGGTGCGGAGATGCGACATCCGGCGGTGGCCCCTCGACATTCACGCCGCCGAACGCTCCATCCCCGCCGAGTGCCGATGAACGGGACCGGGCTATCGCTGTACTCGACAGCATGAAACGAACGGTCTTTGACAGTGCCTTCGTCCATCTGCGCGACTACGCCTTCACCCGCTCGGTCCGAACCGAGCGCATTGATTCAAACGACGGCGTTTCTGCCTTTCGCGAACGCACGCTGAGATACCGTCCCAACGGCGACGCATCGCCCTTTCAGATCACACTGGTGGACTCGGACTCCAGTGGCTCGTTCGATGCATCCGTTCTCGGACGCTTTGGTCCGTCACCCGACCCGTCGGGAGTCCCTGTCGATCTCGCCTCGGAAGCTTTTCCCGACGATCCGCCATATCTTTCTGCAAGAAAACGGGAGGCGTTCCAGTACAACGTCCGGTCCGACACGTACGAAGGGGCGCCTGCACTCATCGTCACGGTTCAGGCCCGAGAGAGCGGGACGGGCCCCGATCAGGTCGCCCGGTACGCAGAGCTTACGGTTCACGGTGACTCGTACGAATTGCTGGCCGCGCACACGGTTTACACTGAGCGCACGCTGCTGTACGGGCAGGACACCGTCTTTCACATCACGCTCGCGCGCACCGAAAACGACACCTGGCTTCCGAAAGAAACCCGGTTTCGCGCCATCCTCGATATGGTTCTGCGCGACCCCTTCCACGTTCGCACGGAGTCCACGTACACCGACGTCCGGTCGTAGCAACTCGATTCAGCCCCCTCGCGATCGCGTTTTCGTTTCACACCTGACTTTCGATGGACGTTTCTTCCATCCTCAACGCACTCGACACAAACCGCTTCGGGCAGTCGATGCGTTTCCATGAACGCGTTGAATCGACCAACACGGACGCGGCGACCTGGGCCCAAGACGGCGCACCGGAAGGTGCTGTCGTCGCCACGGACTATCAGACCGCCGGTCGGGGTCGACATGGCCGATCCTGGGATGCGGACCCCGGTCAGAACGTGATGCTCTCCGTCGTGCTTCGTCCCAACCTTGACGCCGACCAGCTGGGCCGCGTGATCATCGCGGCCGGCATTGCCGTCGCGGAAACGGTAGAAGCGTTCGTCGAGCCCCATCCCGTGTCAATCAAGTGGCCCAACGACATCATGATCGATGGCAGAAAGACGTGCGGCATGCTTCTCGAAGCATCGTTCGGCCGCGCATCTGAAGGACCACCCAGCGCAGTCATTCTCGGGATTGGCCTCAACGTGAACCAGACCGATTTCCCTCCGGCGTTGTCGGAACGCGCGACCTCCATGCGCCTTGCTGTCGGCCGAACCCTTCCGCGCGAGGCGGTGCTCGTCCGACTTCTCGAACGACTTGAGGAATGGTACGACGTCGCCATCGACGGTCGCCCCGTGCACGAAGCCTACGAAAAGCGTCTCGACCGCATGGGTGAGCATGTCGACCTTCGCTTCGCCGGAACGGACCGAACGGTATCCGGTACGGTCCGCGGCGTCACAGCGAGCGGTGCTCTGCGCCTCGACACCGATTCAGGCGAGCAGGTGTTGCATGCGGGGGAGGTCACCAGCCGTTCCCTGACATCGGAAGCATAAACAGTCCGCGCCGCTGCCCCGACCCTCTCTCGATTGAACGCCGCACGTGCTCACGCATGGAGACTGCCACCGAAACCGCGTTTCTCGCTCTCGATGTTGGCAACACCGCCGTTAAAGGCGGGCTCTTCGTCGGGGAGAGTCTCGCGCGCATCTTTCACGTCGAGATCAACCTGAACGAGCCGAGCAGCGAGGCGGCCGGGGACGCATGGACCCGGGCGCTTGAGCCGCACCTCGATGGAGCCTCCATCGGGAAGGTCGGACTTGCGTCTGTCGTGCCGGAAGCCGTCCCGGTTGCCGAACGCGTCGTACACGACCTGACGGGAGCGCAGGTCGTCACGGTCGACACCGCGATGCCCCTTCCGTTCGAGATGGCGTACGACACGCCACAGACACTCGGTGCCGACCGGCTCGCCGCGGCGGCCGCGGGATGGGTTCGATACGCAAAGTCGGGATCCGCGAAGCGAAGCGTCATCGCGATTGATGCCGGAACGGCCGTCACCTACGATGTCGTCGATGCATCCGGTGTGTACCGAGGCGGTGCGATTGCAGCCGGTCCTGTACTCACGCAACGCGCCCTCCGGAGCGGGACCGCCCAACTGCCGACCGTCCCGCTCGTCTTCCCCTCGGACGTGATTGGCACCACCACACGCGATGCCATGCAGAGCGGCATCATGTGGGGATTCGTCGACGGCGTGCGGGGCATGCTGGCGCGCCTCCGCGAGCTTCTGGACGATGACCCGATCGTACTCGTCACCGGCGGCTGGAGCCCGCTGCTGGCAGACCACCTCGACGCCGTCGACCATGTCATACCTCACCTCGTCCTCGACGGCGTGCGAATCCTCGTCGAACAGCCCTACACGGCTTCGCACTGACCGGGCCGGTGCATCAGCATTGCACACAGGCTCACATCAGTTGCCGCTGTCACCCGGGGGCTCCTCGTGCGATAGCCACTCGGCCACCACCGCCGGATGATTTTCGATCCAGCGGCGCGCGGTCGCCTGCAGATCCCCTTTTCCCGG
Coding sequences:
- a CDS encoding inositol monophosphatase family protein, which translates into the protein MPVPSHGSSYEDVLATAVRAAHNAAAVIREAAGTFDHPVEIDAVDIDNKGVNDFVTVTDRAAQDVIVEQLQQDTPGVEILAEEGDDPEELEWTGDRWIVDPIDGTTNFMHRLPPYAVSIAFQTEDRLRVGVVLDVSHDVLYTAVAGHGLQRNGRPDEVTFTDTFSDAFLATGFPYRRFEHTEIYLDILAHFIRSTQGLRRHGSAAIDCARTACGRFDGFYETGLKPWDVAAGTLLIREGGGRVTTYDGRDGLAPVYDRQICASNNSEAIHAGLLRGLEPMKDIRL
- a CDS encoding L,D-transpeptidase family protein, producing the protein MVDFVRHRLFWGMLALVLGAVSPQAFAQQPAASSAVSTASQDVATRAVTRSTPAAALADRQLFYVAGESTMLYNTPDDSRPVRRLTVTTPVQRLSCEDEWCEVRTDDGKQGFVPETAISNIWIRASKADRRVYMYRGTRLMKTFKADFGYNAFSDKERRGSTSLRDHWRTPEGQFYVVRRNPNSQFYKALVLNYPTASDARRGYRNGIISRSERDAIIEADERISMPPMNTELGGWVEIHGDGTGAATNWTQGCVAVTNEDMNTLWWWTQVGTPVLVE
- a CDS encoding biotin--[acetyl-CoA-carboxylase] ligase, with protein sequence MDVSSILNALDTNRFGQSMRFHERVESTNTDAATWAQDGAPEGAVVATDYQTAGRGRHGRSWDADPGQNVMLSVVLRPNLDADQLGRVIIAAGIAVAETVEAFVEPHPVSIKWPNDIMIDGRKTCGMLLEASFGRASEGPPSAVILGIGLNVNQTDFPPALSERATSMRLAVGRTLPREAVLVRLLERLEEWYDVAIDGRPVHEAYEKRLDRMGEHVDLRFAGTDRTVSGTVRGVTASGALRLDTDSGEQVLHAGEVTSRSLTSEA
- a CDS encoding enoyl-ACP reductase FabI; this encodes MGLLDGKTGIIFGALNDESIAWAVAEAAKREGAEFVLSNAPVARRLGSLDELAESTGSSIIWADATSDEELADLFEQVKEEHGPIDFIVHSIGMGVNVRKDVPYEDLNYNWYQKTLDISAVSLHRIVHHALDQEAIKDGGSIVAMSYIGAQRIFSKYSEMGDAKALLESIVRAFGYRLGKRDIRINAISQSPTKTTAGSGIDGFNAMYEFAERVSPLGNADAESCADYTITLLSDYTRMVTMQTLYHDGGFSSMGISDQLVEAMEDSFGDDE
- a CDS encoding type III pantothenate kinase encodes the protein METATETAFLALDVGNTAVKGGLFVGESLARIFHVEINLNEPSSEAAGDAWTRALEPHLDGASIGKVGLASVVPEAVPVAERVVHDLTGAQVVTVDTAMPLPFEMAYDTPQTLGADRLAAAAAGWVRYAKSGSAKRSVIAIDAGTAVTYDVVDASGVYRGGAIAAGPVLTQRALRSGTAQLPTVPLVFPSDVIGTTTRDAMQSGIMWGFVDGVRGMLARLRELLDDDPIVLVTGGWSPLLADHLDAVDHVIPHLVLDGVRILVEQPYTASH
- a CDS encoding HAD family hydrolase, translating into MINLFITDIDGCLSEPYRPYDLDHFSILRRYAGDASPAASPGFAPAISICSGRAYAYVESVTQALGLTCPVLFESGGGMFDPVTAQTTWNPAFTDEVAAELEEVRHWFATDCVPGTKMSLDHAKRTQAGIVTPDTSEIEELRPRAERFVEENLPHLVVFSTDNSVDIVPPSITKQTGIAWLCNELGVSTTETAYIGDTDADLDALLSVGYPFAPANAHGVVREQVPHVTQGEVIRGTVEAYQWCLQHNRRDPEAG